One window of Campylobacter avium LMG 24591 genomic DNA carries:
- a CDS encoding ABC transporter ATP-binding protein has product MIRVENLSFAYERPILKDISLEIKEGDFLGILGPNGSGKSTLLKTMIKSLTYEKGEIYALGKDLKDYSLKEYAKLIGFVPQSSQLFVPLKVIDVLLMGKYLGLKHSFSSYSKEDIDDILLRAKEFKLENFLDRNVFSLSGGEFQRVLLARALLKNPKILFLDEPTSALDLNYAIELLSLCERLVKQKKLTVICILHDLNLASLFCNKLILLKDGEVRHKGGVKELFTKEILKEIYDFSCEIIYKDDKPYILASKEKI; this is encoded by the coding sequence GTGATAAGGGTTGAAAACCTTAGCTTTGCTTATGAAAGGCCTATTTTAAAGGATATTAGCCTTGAGATAAAAGAGGGGGATTTTTTAGGAATTTTAGGGCCAAATGGAAGTGGCAAAAGCACCTTGCTTAAAACCATGATAAAAAGTTTAACTTACGAAAAAGGCGAAATTTACGCACTTGGTAAGGATTTAAAGGACTATTCTTTAAAAGAATACGCAAAATTAATAGGCTTTGTGCCTCAAAGCTCCCAACTTTTCGTGCCTTTAAAGGTGATTGATGTGCTTTTAATGGGAAAATACCTTGGCTTAAAACACTCCTTTTCATCGTATAGCAAGGAAGATATCGATGATATTTTGCTAAGGGCTAAGGAATTTAAGTTAGAGAATTTTTTAGATAGAAATGTTTTTTCTTTAAGTGGGGGCGAATTTCAAAGGGTTTTGCTAGCTAGGGCTTTGCTTAAAAATCCTAAAATTTTGTTTTTGGACGAGCCTACCTCTGCGCTTGATTTAAACTACGCCATAGAGCTTTTATCACTATGCGAAAGGCTTGTGAAGCAAAAAAAGCTTACAGTGATTTGTATCTTGCATGATTTAAATTTAGCTTCGCTTTTTTGTAATAAACTCATCTTGCTAAAAGACGGAGAAGTAAGGCACAAAGGCGGCGTAAAAGAGCTTTTTACAAAGGAAATTTTAAAAGAAATTTATGATTTTTCTTGTGAAATTATTTATAAAGATGATAAACCTTACATTTTAGCTTCAAAGGAGAAGATATGA
- a CDS encoding ABC transporter substrate-binding protein, producing MKKFFILLILVASSLFAKERLVVLDPASIEIIYMLGSGDEIVGIASLQHSNIYPEQETKKLTSVGTFSNPSLEKIVALKPSLVILSSYSTNLEARLKQLGIKTLFLKAQELKDLEKNVYEIARFLKKEKEAKKVLENFNKELNELKKDPIDKSAIYLFASNPLMAFSDNSLVADILRILGIKNLTVKSEIQRPIISSEFILKQDPDMIILGITVEDSKELIKQNQVLQNTKAYKNGHIFSYDKTHSLLRLSPTMVDRIKEFKQVLKSNLQ from the coding sequence ATGAAAAAATTTTTTATTTTATTAATCTTAGTTGCTAGTTCTTTATTTGCAAAAGAAAGGCTTGTTGTGCTTGATCCTGCTAGTATAGAAATCATCTATATGCTAGGAAGTGGTGATGAGATAGTAGGTATTGCTTCTTTGCAGCATTCAAACATCTACCCAGAACAAGAGACAAAAAAGCTAACTTCAGTAGGTACTTTTTCAAACCCTTCACTTGAAAAAATCGTAGCCTTAAAACCTAGCCTTGTCATACTTTCATCGTATTCTACGAATTTAGAAGCAAGACTAAAACAGCTTGGTATAAAAACGCTTTTTTTAAAGGCACAAGAGCTTAAGGACTTAGAAAAAAATGTCTATGAGATAGCAAGGTTTTTAAAGAAAGAAAAAGAAGCTAAGAAAGTGCTTGAAAATTTTAACAAAGAGCTAAACGAGCTTAAAAAAGACCCGATTGATAAAAGTGCTATATATCTTTTTGCCTCAAATCCTTTAATGGCTTTTAGTGATAATTCCTTAGTTGCTGATATACTTAGAATTTTAGGCATTAAAAATTTAACAGTTAAAAGCGAAATTCAAAGACCTATCATAAGTAGCGAATTTATACTAAAACAAGACCCTGATATGATAATACTTGGTATAACGGTTGAAGATTCAAAGGAACTTATAAAGCAAAATCAAGTCTTGCAAAATACAAAAGCTTATAAAAATGGGCATATTTTTTCTTACGATAAAACGCATTCTTTATTAAGACTTTCGCCTACTATGGTAGATAGAATTAAAGAATTTAAACAAGTTTTGAAATCAAACTTACAATAA
- a CDS encoding isochorismatase family protein: MQKQALFESKDCLLICIDIQEKLLPVMYNKEIILKNANILLEAARLFRLKALVSEQYPKGLGNTHSSIEFKTISKFEDFDEQDTHLQCLCLEKISFSIFNDEKIVKVIKESGCKKLIVFGIESHVCVLQSLIHALEHGYELYAIEDAMGSRSKENHDNALSFLRQKGVNIINTESFLFGLMIDAKEANFKSISALIK; the protein is encoded by the coding sequence ATGCAAAAACAAGCACTGTTTGAGAGTAAGGACTGTTTGCTAATTTGTATTGATATACAAGAAAAGCTTTTGCCCGTGATGTATAACAAAGAAATAATTTTAAAAAATGCAAATATCTTGCTAGAAGCGGCTAGGCTTTTTAGGCTAAAAGCCCTTGTAAGCGAGCAATACCCAAAGGGTTTAGGCAACACCCACAGCAGTATAGAATTTAAGACGATATCAAAATTTGAAGATTTCGATGAGCAAGATACGCACTTGCAGTGTCTTTGTTTGGAAAAAATTTCATTTTCTATCTTTAATGATGAAAAAATTGTGAAGGTTATCAAAGAAAGTGGCTGCAAAAAGCTTATTGTATTTGGCATAGAAAGCCATGTTTGTGTTTTACAAAGTTTAATCCATGCCCTAGAACACGGATATGAACTATATGCGATAGAGGATGCCATGGGCTCTAGAAGCAAGGAAAATCACGATAATGCGCTGTCTTTTTTAAGGCAAAAAGGGGTAAATATAATCAACACAGAAAGCTTTTTATTTGGGCTTATGATTGATGCAAAGGAGGCGAATTTTAAAAGCATTTCAGCGCTTATAAAGTGA
- a CDS encoding bacteriohemerythrin translates to MPKSLLPTWDDKYRIGNDMIDAQHKKLFEIALRIEKATNENVYQDEIKEMLTELFNYMKEHFAYEEKYMQEISYPNLDKHKVSHRRITEDMVKIVTTIKTTNDLKEKLYVVMQKWLLEHILMEDMVIGDWHKEQLVNNLPD, encoded by the coding sequence ATGCCAAAAAGTTTGCTTCCAACTTGGGACGATAAGTACCGTATAGGCAATGATATGATAGATGCGCAGCATAAAAAATTATTTGAGATAGCTTTGAGGATTGAAAAAGCTACAAATGAAAATGTGTATCAAGATGAGATAAAAGAAATGCTAACCGAGCTTTTTAACTATATGAAAGAGCATTTTGCCTACGAAGAAAAATACATGCAAGAAATTTCGTACCCAAATTTAGATAAGCACAAGGTTTCTCACCGCCGCATAACAGAAGATATGGTTAAGATTGTAACCACCATAAAAACAACTAATGATTTAAAAGAAAAACTATATGTTGTAATGCAAAAATGGCTTTTAGAGCATATTTTAATGGAAGATATGGTCATAGGCGATTGGCACAAAGAACAACTTGTAAACAATCTGCCTGATTAA
- a CDS encoding flagellar hook-basal body complex protein: MFTAFYNGINGVKGQSFGIDTTSNNISNVNTPGFRYSITEFSDIFNKTVNTQGTNPAQVGFGAVQWSNKLVFEQGSFIDGGGEFDVALAGKGFFGVTSGDGVYYTRNGSFMRDANGNLVDSNGNYVLGTMNPNFTNITYSDRVSQIMGSINGEFVSSGFTVNNPSANFSLDAATNQSILSVPTNLYYQPQITNNVSFKGNISYDTNTELVEVELDPENFTITEQNGKIVVSGRVGQEDVFSAKAGERVVINFTDANGVKASAEVLLDENLNFQTNELELQGLDRDSLQISSASVYTEQERADNQTLAAELVNSDGTRSKLIITLTRVLPQVGENYEFEASAQITDWDGNPQGGATNGRIVFNQAGALIENTITAITNPNNNNTININLGSTLNDTVGSGYDGIYIRKDGGANQDIVYTQDGIPEGFFSQYDVLEDGSLVAQFTNGKTATVAKLALYNFINEQGLASVDGTNFVQTGNSGEASFLYDEQGNLIYTASFVGDKLEASNADLSVELTNLIVMQKAFDASSKSITTSDEMIRQAINMKN; this comes from the coding sequence ATGTTTACGGCTTTTTACAATGGAATTAATGGAGTTAAAGGACAAAGCTTTGGTATAGATACAACATCAAATAATATTTCTAATGTAAATACCCCAGGCTTTAGATACTCCATAACAGAATTTAGCGACATTTTTAATAAAACAGTAAATACTCAAGGCACAAATCCAGCCCAAGTAGGTTTTGGTGCTGTTCAATGGTCTAATAAATTGGTATTTGAGCAGGGCTCTTTTATTGACGGGGGCGGCGAATTTGATGTTGCTTTAGCTGGCAAGGGCTTTTTTGGCGTTACTAGCGGAGATGGGGTGTATTACACCAGAAATGGCTCTTTTATGAGGGACGCAAATGGCAACCTAGTAGATAGTAACGGAAATTATGTGCTAGGCACTATGAATCCAAATTTTACAAACATAACTTATAGCGATAGAGTGTCGCAAATCATGGGTAGCATAAACGGCGAATTTGTTAGCTCAGGATTTACTGTAAATAATCCTAGTGCAAATTTTAGCTTAGATGCAGCCACTAATCAAAGCATTTTATCAGTGCCTACAAATTTATACTATCAGCCTCAAATAACAAATAATGTATCTTTCAAGGGCAACATAAGCTACGATACAAACACAGAATTAGTAGAAGTTGAGTTAGACCCTGAGAATTTCACTATCACAGAGCAAAACGGCAAGATAGTAGTAAGCGGTAGAGTGGGACAAGAGGATGTATTTTCCGCAAAGGCAGGCGAAAGGGTGGTAATAAATTTCACTGACGCAAATGGAGTAAAAGCGAGTGCTGAGGTGCTTTTGGACGAGAATTTAAATTTTCAAACAAATGAGCTAGAATTACAAGGGCTTGATAGAGATAGCTTGCAAATTAGCAGTGCTTCTGTATATACCGAGCAAGAAAGGGCTGATAATCAAACTTTAGCAGCTGAGCTAGTAAATAGCGACGGAACAAGGTCAAAGCTTATCATCACGCTAACAAGGGTTTTGCCGCAGGTTGGAGAGAATTACGAATTTGAAGCAAGTGCACAGATAACTGATTGGGACGGCAATCCTCAAGGCGGTGCTACAAATGGACGCATAGTCTTTAACCAAGCCGGAGCCTTGATAGAAAACACCATAACAGCCATCACAAATCCAAATAACAATAACACCATAAATATAAATTTAGGCTCAACCCTAAATGATACAGTCGGTTCTGGATATGATGGAATTTACATAAGAAAAGACGGCGGTGCAAACCAAGATATAGTTTATACTCAAGATGGTATACCAGAGGGCTTTTTCTCTCAATACGATGTTTTAGAAGATGGTTCTTTGGTGGCACAATTTACAAATGGCAAAACAGCTACAGTTGCAAAACTAGCACTTTACAACTTCATAAACGAACAAGGCTTAGCCTCTGTTGATGGAACAAATTTTGTGCAAACAGGAAATAGCGGCGAGGCTTCGTTTTTATACGATGAGCAGGGAAATTTGATATATACAGCAAGCTTTGTCGGGGATAAATTAGAGGCTTCAAACGCTGATTTAAGTGTGGAGCTTACGAATTTAATAGTTATGCAAAAAGCCTTTGACGCAAGCTCTAAGAGCATAACTACAAGCGATGAGATGATAAGACAGGCGATTAATATGAAAAATTAA
- a CDS encoding flagellar basal body rod modification protein yields MAVSGIASNNNFATATNTNTKNTTNTNDTGVSDSTTQGAMNAILGKDDFLKLLLIEMQHQDPTDPMDTDKMLTQTSQLAALEMQQNTNTAMQNMVDTMITLSEVMLAGQNLSALNALGKMAVIEDNYVPMGDSAENIDITMYLPKDTKDGATFQVFDANGNVVKNIKIGKDDLKQGVNTITWDGTDDEGNFVGKGNYTVRASYTDVDGGTSTSSFGAYPIESIKFKEGIPYAVLAGKEIKFDLIAQITA; encoded by the coding sequence ATGGCGGTATCAGGAATAGCAAGTAACAATAATTTTGCAACAGCAACAAATACTAATACCAAAAACACTACAAACACAAATGATACAGGTGTGTCAGATAGCACAACACAAGGTGCTATGAATGCGATACTTGGTAAAGATGATTTCTTGAAATTACTTTTGATAGAAATGCAGCACCAAGACCCAACCGACCCTATGGATACTGATAAAATGCTTACTCAAACATCACAGCTTGCAGCTCTTGAAATGCAGCAAAATACAAACACAGCTATGCAAAACATGGTTGATACCATGATAACTCTTTCTGAAGTTATGCTAGCAGGACAGAATTTAAGCGCCTTAAATGCCCTAGGCAAAATGGCTGTCATAGAGGATAACTATGTGCCAATGGGAGACTCAGCAGAAAATATCGATATAACGATGTATTTGCCAAAGGATACCAAAGACGGGGCTACCTTTCAGGTATTTGACGCTAATGGCAATGTGGTAAAAAATATAAAAATAGGCAAGGACGATCTAAAACAAGGTGTAAATACCATAACTTGGGACGGAACCGATGATGAGGGAAATTTCGTTGGAAAAGGAAATTACACAGTAAGAGCAAGCTATACAGATGTTGATGGCGGCACTTCAACCTCTTCCTTTGGTGCTTATCCTATAGAATCGATTAAATTTAAGGAAGGAATTCCTTATGCTGTGCTTGCTGGAAAAGAAATTAAATTTGATTTGATAGCCCAAATAACAGCTTAA
- a CDS encoding flagellar hook-length control protein FliK, translating into MQGLATQANFLDLNAVAKVEGIETKIDVDLESSTSGDNGFLSSLLNAIDETNKFLPDRLKISDKEIMQEAIAQLQSGSPLLSAGLEQDEKMSIFESLSFMEVLGILEKLQIKSFDVKLANLSNQSQELIKTQSNLNALKDAKSLDELFKIANDLNLNVSKIKVDRLLDLKNTFPNLDKANFFTSSVESVFKDFLNNKISNILDKVEKKDNTQSSILSSLLNNKNITKDSKNKDALTQLLKTVNHTEKTANKVDKKESKDTANKENDDVLNIKTQSKDVKIEALNEEVTKIKEEVSKVTPTQKDEKIISKELVRDDKNIKSADFETKKQNLNPLEPDTTQSKDTKTNEIKTDTKELNFTHSKEQTQTQTTTNTQNTTNSITNKEMPKKDFVAQNEIKTDNTKESENLSKNQSQESKPTSKLESNEVLKQTTEPQSKQNQDNKINLENTQNKTVEKNPTKSAENLTISTPLRDENLPNESKNTENLAQKTVQNKTVNLNTVLQNLQNTNENNSQKQEQSKNSETQPTKDLSSNQTVSKNENTNELNNLLNSLSKVSANELKSNANISTRETLSYFSQDLKEQMQQFKAPITRLNITLNPSNLGEVEITLIQRGNNLHINFNSNPNTMNLFIQNQAEFKNSLVNMGFTGLEMNFSDQGKKEQREQNHKSKHSYKFEESTSQSISSSPLELILAKYF; encoded by the coding sequence ATGCAAGGACTTGCTACACAAGCTAATTTCTTAGATCTTAACGCAGTAGCCAAAGTAGAAGGCATTGAGACTAAGATAGATGTTGACTTAGAGTCTAGTACCTCTGGCGATAATGGCTTTTTATCAAGCTTGTTAAACGCCATTGATGAAACAAACAAGTTCTTGCCAGATAGATTAAAAATAAGCGATAAAGAAATCATGCAAGAAGCTATAGCGCAGCTTCAAAGCGGTTCGCCTTTGTTAAGTGCGGGCTTAGAGCAAGATGAGAAAATGTCGATTTTTGAATCCTTAAGCTTTATGGAAGTTTTGGGAATTTTAGAAAAATTACAAATCAAAAGCTTTGATGTAAAGCTTGCAAACCTCTCAAACCAAAGCCAAGAGCTAATTAAAACCCAAAGCAATCTTAATGCCTTAAAAGACGCTAAAAGCCTAGATGAGCTTTTTAAGATAGCAAATGATTTAAATTTAAATGTCTCTAAGATAAAGGTAGATAGGTTGCTTGATTTAAAAAACACCTTTCCAAATTTAGATAAGGCAAATTTCTTTACAAGCTCGGTAGAAAGCGTGTTTAAAGACTTTTTAAATAATAAAATTTCAAATATACTAGATAAGGTAGAAAAAAAGGATAACACCCAATCCTCCATACTAAGCTCCTTGCTAAATAACAAAAACATAACAAAAGATAGTAAAAACAAAGACGCTTTAACGCAGCTTTTAAAAACAGTAAATCACACAGAAAAGACTGCTAACAAAGTGGATAAAAAAGAAAGCAAAGACACAGCAAACAAAGAAAATGACGATGTTTTAAACATCAAAACACAGAGCAAAGATGTAAAAATCGAAGCTTTAAACGAGGAAGTTACTAAAATAAAAGAAGAAGTTAGCAAGGTAACACCAACACAAAAAGATGAAAAAATCATAAGCAAAGAGCTAGTTAGGGATGATAAAAACATCAAAAGTGCTGATTTTGAGACTAAAAAACAAAATTTAAACCCTTTAGAGCCTGATACAACACAAAGCAAAGACACAAAAACAAATGAGATAAAAACCGATACAAAAGAGCTAAATTTTACGCACAGTAAAGAACAAACCCAAACCCAAACTACGACAAACACACAAAACACAACAAACAGCATAACAAACAAAGAAATGCCAAAAAAAGATTTTGTAGCTCAAAATGAGATAAAAACAGATAACACAAAGGAAAGTGAAAATTTAAGCAAAAATCAAAGCCAAGAAAGCAAGCCAACAAGTAAGTTGGAAAGCAACGAGGTCTTAAAACAAACAACTGAGCCACAAAGCAAACAAAATCAAGATAATAAAATAAATTTAGAAAATACACAAAATAAAACAGTAGAAAAAAATCCTACAAAAAGTGCTGAAAACCTAACTATAAGCACTCCTTTAAGAGATGAAAATTTGCCTAATGAAAGCAAAAATACAGAAAATTTGGCGCAAAAAACAGTGCAAAATAAAACAGTAAATCTAAACACAGTTTTACAAAATTTGCAAAATACAAATGAAAATAACTCACAAAAGCAAGAACAGAGCAAAAACAGCGAAACTCAACCAACAAAAGATCTTTCTAGCAACCAAACAGTAAGCAAAAACGAAAACACAAACGAACTAAATAATCTTTTAAACAGTCTAAGCAAGGTAAGCGCAAACGAATTAAAATCCAATGCTAACATAAGTACGAGGGAAACTCTTTCTTATTTTTCACAGGATTTAAAAGAGCAAATGCAGCAATTTAAAGCACCAATTACCAGGCTTAACATCACATTAAATCCTTCAAATTTAGGAGAGGTTGAAATAACTCTTATACAAAGAGGAAACAACCTGCACATAAATTTCAACTCAAATCCAAATACTATGAATTTATTTATCCAAAATCAAGCTGAATTTAAAAATTCACTTGTAAATATGGGTTTTACAGGGCTTGAGATGAATTTTAGCGATCAAGGAAAAAAAGAGCAAAGAGAGCAAAATCACAAGTCCAAGCACTCTTATAAATTTGAGGAAAGCACAAGTCAAAGCATTAGTTCTAGCCCTTTGGAATTAATTTTGGCTAAGTATTTTTAA
- the typA gene encoding translational GTPase TypA, producing MENIRNIAVIAHVDHGKTTLVDELLKQSGTFSQREQIAERVMDSNDIEKERGITILSKNTAIKYEGYKINIIDTPGHADFGGEVERVLKMVDGVLLLVDAQEGVMPQTKFVVKKALSLGLKPIVVINKIDKPAAEPDRVINEIFDLFVALEANDEQLDFAVVYAAAKNGYAKLNLDDENKDMKPLFQTIIDRVPAPSGKAENPLQLQVFTLGYDNFVGKIGIARIFNGKVRKNETVLLAKADGEKVNGRVSKLIGFLGLEKMDIEEASCGDIVAIAGFETLDVGDSIVDLNNPLPLDPLHIEEPTLSIVFSVNDGKLAGTEGKHVTANKIAERLEAEMKTNIAMKYENIGEGKFKVSGRGELQITILAENMRREGFEFCMGRPEVIIKVENGVKTEPFEHLVIDVPDEFSGAVIEKLGKRKAEMKTMVPTADGQTRLEFEIPARSLIGFRSQFLTDTKGEGVMNHSFLEFRPFSGAVEKRGNGALISMEDGVALGYSLFNLQDRGVLFIEPQTKVYVGMIIGEHSRPNDLDVNPIKGKNLTNVRASGSDDAIKLVPPRKLSLERALEWIEEDELVEVTPLNVRVRKKYLDPNQRKRMQRQNS from the coding sequence TTGGAAAACATTAGAAATATAGCTGTTATCGCTCACGTTGATCACGGAAAAACTACGCTTGTAGATGAGCTTTTAAAGCAATCAGGAACCTTTTCTCAAAGAGAGCAAATCGCTGAAAGAGTTATGGATAGCAATGATATAGAAAAGGAAAGAGGCATAACCATACTTTCAAAAAATACTGCCATAAAATACGAAGGCTATAAGATAAACATCATAGACACTCCCGGACACGCTGATTTTGGTGGCGAGGTTGAACGTGTTTTAAAAATGGTAGATGGGGTCTTGCTCTTAGTTGATGCTCAAGAAGGCGTTATGCCCCAAACTAAATTTGTGGTTAAAAAAGCCCTGTCTTTGGGCTTAAAACCCATAGTTGTGATAAATAAAATAGACAAGCCAGCAGCCGAGCCTGACAGAGTTATAAATGAAATTTTTGACCTTTTTGTTGCCTTAGAAGCAAATGATGAGCAACTTGACTTTGCTGTTGTTTATGCGGCTGCTAAAAATGGCTACGCAAAGCTAAATTTAGATGATGAAAACAAGGATATGAAGCCGCTTTTTCAAACCATTATAGACAGAGTTCCAGCACCAAGTGGCAAGGCAGAAAATCCTTTACAGCTACAAGTTTTCACCCTTGGCTATGATAATTTTGTGGGCAAGATTGGCATTGCTAGAATTTTTAATGGTAAGGTTAGGAAAAATGAAACTGTCTTACTAGCAAAGGCTGATGGCGAAAAGGTAAATGGCAGGGTTTCAAAGCTAATTGGCTTTTTAGGGCTTGAAAAGATGGATATAGAAGAAGCAAGTTGCGGAGATATAGTCGCTATTGCTGGTTTTGAAACTCTTGATGTGGGAGATAGCATAGTTGATCTTAACAATCCTTTGCCACTTGATCCTTTACACATAGAAGAGCCTACCTTAAGCATAGTTTTTTCAGTAAATGACGGCAAATTAGCGGGCACGGAAGGTAAGCATGTAACGGCAAATAAAATAGCCGAGAGATTAGAAGCTGAAATGAAGACAAATATAGCCATGAAGTATGAAAATATAGGAGAGGGCAAATTTAAGGTAAGTGGACGTGGAGAGCTTCAAATAACAATCTTAGCTGAAAATATGAGAAGAGAGGGCTTTGAGTTTTGTATGGGGAGGCCTGAGGTCATCATAAAGGTAGAAAACGGAGTAAAGACAGAGCCTTTTGAGCACCTAGTTATAGATGTGCCTGACGAATTTAGCGGTGCTGTTATAGAAAAGCTTGGCAAAAGAAAGGCTGAGATGAAAACTATGGTCCCAACTGCAGATGGGCAAACTAGGCTTGAATTTGAAATTCCAGCAAGATCTTTAATAGGCTTTAGAAGTCAGTTTCTAACCGATACAAAGGGCGAGGGCGTGATGAATCATAGCTTTTTAGAATTTCGTCCTTTTAGCGGAGCGGTTGAAAAAAGAGGCAATGGTGCTTTAATATCTATGGAAGATGGAGTGGCTTTGGGATACTCTCTTTTTAACTTGCAAGATAGAGGAGTGCTTTTTATAGAGCCTCAAACTAAGGTTTATGTGGGTATGATAATAGGAGAGCATTCGCGTCCAAATGATTTGGATGTAAATCCTATAAAGGGCAAAAACCTAACAAATGTTAGAGCCAGCGGAAGCGATGATGCTATAAAACTTGTGCCTCCTAGAAAGCTAAGCCTTGAAAGAGCCTTAGAATGGATAGAAGAAGATGAGCTTGTAGAGGTAACTCCGCTAAATGTAAGAGTTAGGAAAAAATACCTTGATCCAAACCAAAGAAAAAGAATGCAAAGGCAAAATTCTTAA
- the ybeY gene encoding rRNA maturation RNase YbeY, with translation MILCERNFKLLDEIAKSLSSRDIELIFVDDEQMKELNLKHRNIDKITDVLSFPLENVPNAILGSIVINEDEAQRMATKLNHSLEDEYALLFIHALLHLLGFDHETDGGQMRQKEAELISKFKLPTSLIVRNEG, from the coding sequence ATGATACTTTGCGAAAGAAATTTTAAGCTTTTAGATGAGATAGCAAAAAGTCTTAGTTCCAGGGATATAGAATTAATCTTTGTAGATGATGAGCAAATGAAAGAGCTAAATTTAAAGCATAGAAACATAGACAAAATCACAGATGTGCTTTCTTTTCCCTTAGAAAATGTGCCAAATGCGATACTAGGAAGCATAGTGATAAATGAGGATGAAGCACAAAGAATGGCCACTAAGCTAAATCACAGCTTAGAAGATGAGTATGCCTTGCTTTTCATACATGCTTTGTTGCATTTGCTAGGCTTTGACCACGAAACAGACGGCGGGCAAATGAGGCAAAAAGAAGCAGAACTTATAAGCAAATTTAAGCTGCCAACAAGTCTTATTGTGAGGAATGAGGGCTAA
- the queC gene encoding 7-cyano-7-deazaguanine synthase QueC codes for MKKALCIISGGMDSTLCAYLARKNGYEIVALHFNYGQRTEQREELCFKQICDDLGVVSRYVFDTSFIKCIGANSLTDENLQIPKDELNKYDTPNTYVPFRNGIFLSIAAAVAEKEECEAIFIGVLQEDNSGYADCSQAFITKAEDFINEGRATKIKLSIQTPLINLSKKDVVLLAHKEGVPLHLTYSCYERNDKACGHCDSCLLRLRGFKEANLKDEIEYV; via the coding sequence ATGAAAAAAGCCTTGTGCATAATCAGCGGTGGCATGGACAGCACTTTGTGTGCGTATTTAGCAAGAAAAAATGGCTATGAGATAGTAGCCTTGCATTTTAATTACGGGCAAAGAACAGAGCAAAGAGAAGAGCTTTGCTTTAAGCAAATTTGCGATGATTTGGGTGTTGTTTCAAGATATGTTTTTGATACTAGCTTTATAAAGTGCATAGGTGCAAATTCTTTAACAGATGAGAATTTGCAAATTCCAAAAGATGAACTAAACAAATACGACACGCCAAATACCTATGTGCCGTTTAGAAATGGAATTTTTCTTAGCATAGCTGCTGCCGTGGCTGAAAAAGAGGAGTGCGAAGCCATATTTATAGGCGTTTTGCAAGAGGATAATAGCGGCTATGCTGACTGCTCTCAAGCTTTTATAACAAAGGCTGAGGATTTTATAAACGAAGGGAGAGCAACAAAAATAAAGCTTAGCATACAAACACCGCTTATAAATTTAAGCAAAAAAGATGTTGTGCTTTTAGCTCACAAAGAGGGCGTGCCTTTGCACCTTACATATTCTTGCTATGAAAGAAATGACAAGGCCTGCGGGCACTGCGATAGCTGCTTGCTTAGGCTAAGGGGCTTTAAAGAGGCTAATTTAAAAGATGAGATAGAGTATGTGTAA
- a CDS encoding GNAT family N-acetyltransferase, translating into MIIRAMQKDDYDGVYELWSKIKGFGIRSIDDSKENIHSFIDRNPNLSAVAEHNGLIVGSILCGHDGRTGSFYHVCVDEDYRKQGIAHKMSKFCLEALKNEKINKIALIAFKNNDLGNTFWSHYGFCLREDANYYDLSLNELNLTNFNE; encoded by the coding sequence ATGATAATTAGAGCTATGCAAAAAGATGATTACGACGGCGTTTATGAGCTTTGGTCTAAGATTAAGGGTTTTGGGATACGAAGCATAGACGATAGCAAGGAAAATATACACAGTTTCATAGATAGAAATCCAAATTTAAGCGCAGTTGCAGAGCATAACGGCTTGATAGTTGGCAGTATTTTATGCGGGCATGATGGCAGAACGGGTAGTTTTTATCATGTCTGCGTTGATGAGGATTACAGAAAACAAGGCATAGCGCATAAGATGAGCAAATTCTGCCTTGAAGCACTGAAAAATGAAAAAATCAACAAAATAGCCCTCATAGCCTTTAAAAATAACGACCTAGGAAATACCTTTTGGTCACATTATGGCTTTTGCTTAAGGGAGGACGCAAACTACTATGATTTATCACTTAATGAGCTAAATTTAACGAATTTTAACGAGTAA